The Mustela lutreola isolate mMusLut2 chromosome Y, mMusLut2.pri, whole genome shotgun sequence genome has a segment encoding these proteins:
- the LOC131822516 gene encoding testis-specific Y-encoded protein 3-like, whose product MESGAGSGEDGAAPESWTTLVREGCGEEAGALREHSAGGEVGALQAVGAGAVAVAVAVAVAAEPVWEAEARQARGEAGLGAELVVLVEDTVAAPDLGAEEDEGDEGQEDQENAEDERKHTEVVECPEEAEEGYEEEAAEGQAAEEVKEEGEKDDKEESVEEEAKEGDEQLKEEEEPEGDSVEEGAKAEEAKEEDFEEQVAEDVEAEAEAEEGKREEAREGSQKEEEAQELQEKQEGEEERGARPGPPPSPLQALQALQSELEPLNKDASRAYSRLKLRFWQRRRHHLEHRSALIRGIPGFWAKAFVNHPQLSAMLRGQDKGILVSMTDLQVEELEPPRDRRKILLFFRKNSYFHNEVVEKEYVLRAAGYEPSHSTPIQWHRNYEREARSRRHHNSSLNFFNWFSDHSFAGSSRIAEIVMDDLWPNPLQYYMRKKAPAEGTERRAGSFKKLR is encoded by the exons ATGGAGAGCGGGGCGGGGTCCGGGGAAGACGGGGCTGCCCCAGAATCCTGGACCACCTTGGTCCGGGAAGGGTGCGGTGAGGAGGCGGGGGCCCTCAGGGAGCACAGTGCCGGGGGCGAAGTGGGGGCGCTGCAGGCCGTAGGGGCCggggcggtggcggtggcggtggcggtggcggtggcggcagAGCCTGTGTGGGAAGCCGAGGCCCGGCAGGCCAGAGGCGAGGCCGGCCTGGGGGCGGAATTGGTGGTCTTGGTGGAGGACACAGTGGCCGCGCCTGACcttggggcagaggaagacgAGGGGGACGAGGGTCAAGAGGACCAGGAGAACGCAGAGGATGAAAGGAAGCACACGGAAGTGGTGGAATGTCCTGAAGAGGCTGAGGAGGGATACGAGGAGGAGGCTGCAGAGGGGCAGGCTGCTGAGGAGGttaaggaggaaggggagaaagatgACAAAGAAGAGTCTGTGGAGGAAGAGGCTAAGGAGGGGGATGAGCaactgaaggaggaagaggagcctgAGGGGGATTCTGTGGAGGAAGGGGCTAAGGCTGAGGAGGCCAAAGAGGAGGATTTTGAAGAGCAGGTGGCTGAGGACgtggaggcggaggcggaggcggaggagggcaagagggaagaggccagggaggggagccagaaggaggaagaagcccaggagctgcaggagaagcaggaaggggaagaagagcgAGGGGCAAGGCCAGGTCCGCCCCCGTCCCCACTCCAGGCCCTCCAGGCCCTGCAGTCAGAGCTGGAGCCCCTGAACAAGGACGCCAGCAGGGCCTACTCTCGGCTCAAGCTCAGGTTCTGGCAGAGGCGGCGGCATCACCTGGAACACCGAAGCGCCCTCATCcggggcatccctggcttctgggccaAGGCT TTTGTGAACCACCCGCAGCTGTCAGCCATGCTCAGGGGCCAAGATAAAGGCATACTTGTCTCCATGACGGATTTGCAG GTGGAGGAACTCGAGCCTCCCCGTGATCGCCGCAAGATCCTGCTCTTCTTTCGCAAGAACTCCTACTTCCACAATGAAGTCGTTGAGAAGGAGTATGTCCTCAGGGCTGCTG GGTACGAGCCGTCTCATTCCACTCCCATCCAGTGGCACCGGAATTATGAACGGGAGGCCCGTAGCCGCAGACACCACAACAGCAGCCTAAACTTCTTCAACTGGTTCTCTGACCACAGCTTTGCCGGGTCTAGCAGGATAGCTGAG ATCGTCATGGACGACCTGTGGCCCAATCCCCTGCAGTACTACATGAGGAAGAAGGCCCCAGCCGAGGGAACTGAGAGGAGGGCAG GGAGCTTCAAGAAGTTGAGATGA